Below is a window of Oceanipulchritudo coccoides DNA.
AGTCGGTGGAGATGTTGACCAATTGGACATCCATCCAATTGATGTTCATGGCATCAATGCCGGGTCCGGGAGACTCTACGGTCATACGGAGGGTGACGAGGCCAGCTGGAAGGTCAATTTCTCCGACAGCGAGGGTGGACCAGGCCTGCCAGCCGCCGGTATTGGTGATATCGGGAGAGGAGACTGAATCGCTCTCCGTGGAGAAGATGAGTCGGCCCGTGACATCTGTCCCACTGGCGACCCGGGCCTCGAGGGAGTAAGTGCCGGCGACGGGCGAGTTGAGCAGGTATTCAAGGTAATCGCCATCGGCGAGGAAGCCGGCGTTGAGGCCGCCCCCTGAGTCGGTTGTGGTTTCAAACCGGGCCCCGGACTGGTTTGAGTAATCCTCAGCCTGGACAACTCCCGGAATATCCACGGTCGGGAGGGCGATTTCATCATTCTGGTAAACACGGACATAATCAACCAGCATCCTTTGAGGAAAGGTGATGTTGCGGGCTATTCCTCCGCCAAAAGTCCCCCCAATGGCCACATTGAGGATGATGAAGTGGTTGTGATCGAAGACCCACTGGTTCGGGGCGATATCAGCCGGGCTGGCGATGTGGTATAGAATGTCGTCCACATACCAGCGGATCTGGTTGGGCTCCCATTCAACAGCATAGGTGTGGTAATCGTTTGCGACGGGTTGACCAAAGTAGTAAATGTTTCCGTAGGCTGCTCCCCCCGAATAGCCGGGACCATGAATTGTCCCGAAAATTTCATCCGGTAAACGGCTGACATACTCCATGATGTCGATTTCGCCGCATTGGGGCCAGCCAACGGCATCGATATCATTGCCGAGCATCCAGAAAGCGGGCCAGAGGCCAGCTCCACCATCAGGAACTTTGATCCGCGCTTCAATGCGCCCATATCTCCAGTCGTGCTTATCCTTTGTCAGCAGCCGCGCGGACGTATAGTCATTATTCGGATACAGATCCGGAGCCCCGTTGAGGCCGGTATCATCGCGCAGTTCGATGACCAGCTCCCCGTTCTCGATCCGGGCATTGTCGGTACTGGTCGTGTAGTATTGCGATTCCTGGTTTCCCCAGCCCCAGCCACCGATGTCGTAGTTCCAGTTGGCCGGGTCGGGTGCGCTGCCGTCAGGCAGATTGAATTCATCGCTCCATACGAGGAGGTATTCAGCCGGGGCGGCAAGGGGTGCCTGAACAAGGGCAAGCAGTGACAGCAGGCGCAGGAGCACCCGATAGGGGGAAGAGGACTTTTTCATGAGGAGGGCTTCGGAAGTGATCACTTAGGTAGATAGGCCCAACCGCTATTCGAGTCAGAAGGGGCGGCGTAAATGTAGTCCCCGAGGGAATCCACGTAGACCCACGGGTATGCGGCAATATTTACCAAGCCCATGAAGGCTCCGGTGTTGATCCAGTCACCGTCCTGCGGGTACCCATTGAAGATTCCGTAATCAAATTCGTAGACCCGTACATAATCGACCTGCATCTCAAGGGGAAATTCCAGCGTGGGATCGAGTTCACCGCCGAATGTCCCACCAATGGCGACATTCAGGATGAGGAAATGCGGTTTATCGAAGACCCATTCCTTTGGCCCGCCCCGTGTTGAACCGATCGTGTCTGGCGTGGCTGTGTGATAGAGAATTCCGTCAACATACCAGCGAATCAGGTTGGGCTGCCAGTCCACCGTGAAGGTGTGGTAATTATCCGATACAAGTTCATCGAAGGTATAGATATCCCCTATAGATGCCCCGGCATTGTAGAGTGGGCCATGAATGGTCCCGAAAATCTCGTTGGGCTCCCGGCTGACATATTCCATGATGTCGATTTCCCCGCATTGTGGCCATCCGACGGTATCAATGTCGGCTCCGAGAGTCCAGAATGCCGGCCAAAATCCTGCCGGGCCCGCTGGCACTTTAATGCGGGCTTCAATACGCCCGTAGAGGAACTCCTGCTTTCCCTTGGTGAGAAGGCGGGCTGAGGTGTAGTCCCGCCATTCGAAGGCTTCCTCCTTGGCCTCAATAACCAATTCGCCATTCTCAATCCGGGAATTATCCCTGCGGTCGGTGTACCATTGAAGCTCTGAGTTACCCCATCCGCCACCACCGATGTCGTAGCCCCAATTGGCCGGGTCGGGTGCGCTACCGTCTGGCTGGTCAAACTCATCTGACCAGACAAGGGAGTATTGTGCGAATGCAGAGAGAGGAATCAGGGTTAACAGGCTCAGCAAGGCGGGAAGCTTCTTTACTGAAAGGAGGGCAGAGGGGATCTGTTTCATAATATAATTGCACCATATTTCACCAATTGCCTTCCGCAACCCAAAATCAAAAATATCTGGGACCCTGGACGGATCAATAGAGGTGATAGGCCCGCGACTGGGCAGCGAATTGGCGGCAGTAGTTCTCCCAATCGGCGAGGAGGGTGCGGACGGGAAGAGCGCTACCTTTTTCGATGAGGAAATTGAGGACCCGTTCATCGCCGACATGTTTGTTAAAGAGGCCCTGTCTTGAAGAGGAGGCGGTTGCGAAGGGGTTTTGGGAGCTCCACTCGCAGGCAAGGGCCATCATGTGAAGGCTGAGCTCAGTCGGCCGGAGGGCGTTCCAGTTGGTGACCTGGGCGTAGGTGGCGCGGCGCAGCTTGCCCTTGACCTCGAAGGGAATGACGGGGAATGAGAGGCCGCGGATTCCACGGGAGGTGAGGGCTTTTGAAATCGTCTCGGGCGGAGTACCGGTGAATTGAATGAGTCGGAACGGGAGATGTGTGCCGTAGCCGTGCGAGAAACTGCCAAGTTGTGCGCCAAGTCCGGTCATGGGGTAACCGAGGACGGCGGACAGATCCGGAATGGCGGGTGATGTGGGAATCCACTTGAGCCCGGTCTGCGTCCACATCATGGAGCGCCTCCATCCCTGCATGGAAATGATCTTGAGGCGGCCCCGGCGACGCACGGCATCCGGGATTTTGAGCACACCTGGTTTTTTAAGGGCCATATTGGCAAGCTCCCCGATTGTGAGACCGTGAACGTAGGGGACCTGGAACGCCCCGACATAGCTCATCCACTTTTCCTCCAGAGGGGGCCCATCCACTTTCAGCCCGCCGAGCGGGTTGGGGCGGTCGAGCACAATCACTTCCTTGCCGGCCTTGAAGCATTCCTCAATGACATACCGCATGCAACTGACATAAGTGTAGCTGCGTGACCCGATGTCCTGGAGGTCGATGACCATCGTGTCGATGCGGGCCAGCATTTCGGGAGTCGGGCGTCGGAATTTGCCGTAGAGGGAAAATACCGGGAGGCCGGTTCGGGCATCAATTTTGTCATCAACCGGAACATTGGCCTTTTCATCACCGTAGATACCATGCTCCGGACCAAAGAGCGCGACAAGACGCACTTCGGGTGCCTGCTTGAGTACATGGATCGTGGATTGTCCTGCCCGGTTGACGCCGGCCGGGTGCGTGAGCAGCCCGATCCGTTTGCCACGCAGCTCGCGGAAACCGCCCCGCGCGAGCACATCGATTCCGAGAAGGAACTGGCTGGGTTGGGCGGCTTCGACTGCGGAGTTCCCAAGAAAGGCCCAACTGGTCGTGGCCATTGTGAGGCGTGAGAGGAAGCGGCGACGATTGATTAATGCGGGAAGGCTTTCCATCAGGGAGTTTCTGCTTGTTTGGGATTGGGAGACTGTTCAGGAGGTTGTGCAACCTGCTCCTGACGCTTTTTCTGCAATTCCTTGAGGCGCTTGACGGAGACCATCACCTCGTAGGCTGCGAGCTTGTAAATGCCTGCGGCAATGGTCGCGAGGGATGTTCCAAGAATTATTCCGCCGAGTGCGGTCACCCACCAGATGTTGGCCAGATAAAGCAGGTTCATGGCCCAGTTGCCACTTTGCAGGGCGTCAATGAGCAACTTCATTTCCGCCATGTTGATCTGGGGAGTGTCGACGCCAAAGATATTCAGGAGAACGCGCCCAATTTGAAAACAGGCGAAGTAAGCGGGCAGGATTGTGAACGGATTGGTGATGAAGATCGTGCTGGTGAGAATGGGCAGGTTGGCGCGGAGCAGGAAGGCGAGGCCAACGGCAATCGGCAGCTGTATCCCGTAAAGTGGGAGAAGGGCGAGAATGCAACCCGCGTAGAGGGCCGGGATCGCATTCTTGACTCGAAAACACCACAGGTAAGACCGCTTCCGGGTAGCGGAGGCAAACCACCTCAGGACGGGATAGCGGTGCACATTGGCACGCCGTGGCATCCAGCGCAGGACACGCTTCACTCGGGCAATCCGCTCAAGGCGGCGCCTGTTGAGGCGATGCTCTTCTTGCGTCATCCGGGAAGGGCCACCTTTTCCAAAGCGTTGCGCAGGGATGCGGGTGTTTCGGATAGGGCCTTTTCAATGGGCCAATCCGGATCCGACAAGACGAGGGTCTCAAGATTTGGATGCGCGGAAGCGAGCTGCTTCACTGTAGTGGCATCGGCACTACCGACTAGCAGGACAACCTTTTGCGCCGGCCCTGCGAGCCTCAGAAGGGCTACAGGTCCTTTTCCCGCGAGGGAGCTTTGATCCAGCCGGCCCTCACCTGAGATAATCAATCCGGATTCCTTCACCTTGTGGGGCAGGTCCAGAAGGTCGGCAACAAGTGGAAATCCTTCCACAAACTCGCTGTCTGGCAAGGCATGCCTGAGGGCAAAACCGATTCCTCCCGCGGCACCAGATCCCGGTTCGGTCATCAGCTTGTCCCAATCCGTCGGATGCTTGCCAAACAGGCCAAGAACCCGACGGCCCATTTTCTGGATAGTCCGCTCCATGCGGTCGGCATCCTCGGGCAGGAGCCCCTTTTGCGGGCCGAATACCCGCGTCGCGCCATTCTCCCCGAGAAGTGGATTCGTGACATCGCAGGCAATCCTGACCGGAGGAAACTTGTCCAGTAAATGGGATGTGGAGCCCAACGTGTTAATCTGGCGAAAGGTGCCCGGGACGACTTTGGTAACGGGTTGCAATTCCCGGTCGTAGTAGCAAACCCCGAGGGCTTCAAGCGCGCCTGCCCCGCAGTCGTTGGTGGCGCTGCCGCCGATTCCCAGAATCAAAGCCTCCGCACCAGCCCGGATAGCTTCCTTCATCAGGAGACCGGTTCCGTAGGTCGTTGTCTGCCATGGATTGCGCTGATCATCGGACAGGCATTCAAAGCCGCTGGCTGAAGCCATCTCGACGATGCCGATTTTTCCATTAATCAATTCGTCCGGCAGGTTGAGCCGTTGCCACGCTGATTTGGGCAGGGATTCTGCCTCAACAAGGGCAAAATGGGCATCAACTGGTTCAAAGAGCGGCCCCGGAACGGCGACTGTCCGTAGCTCCCCACCGAGTGCTTCGGCAAGAATGCTGGCAAACCCTTCCCCTCCATCCGTGAGCGGAGCAGAATGGATCTTGGCCTTTGGCAATTTGACAGAGAGCGCTTCGCGAGCCAGTTCACAGGCAGACCGGGCATCAAGGGCCCCTTTGTATTTATCGAATGCTATCAGTGTGTTCATGGAAATGGTGAATCAGCGGCGCAAGCGCGGATCCAGGTTTGGATTATGGACTTCAATAATGCTTTCCCCGGTCGGTTCACCGGGTGCCTTGTCCGGGTCCTGGTTGATGAGCTCCCCGTTTGTATCGTAATAGCGGACAACGACTCGCCGCTCCCATAGCGGGCCCTCGAAGGTGAGGGTGGCAAAGTTCCTTTCGCCGTAGCGGTCGGCTTCCCCGGGAAAGATATCAAGCCGGTAGGGATTGTTTTTCGCGGGCGACCCCGGCCATGGACCGGCGGTCAGTGGCGAAGAGGTGAATTCGGTCACAGTGAAATTGCTTTCCTCGACAACCAGCCGACTTGCCTCGGAAAAGTGGACGTCTCCTGAAATGAAGATCGTGTTATGGAGCTCCTCTGCAATGAGGCGATCGATGAGGTATTGCCATTCTTCCGGATAACGCTGCAGGCCGTCTTTTGAATGAGGCGAGAAAATCTGCGAGCCGATGCCGATAATATTGAAGGTTGAGGGGTAGCTGCTGCGGGACTGCATCCGGTTATATTTCATCGATTCAATGAGCCAATCAATCTGAGCCTTGCCGAGTTGCTGCGGAGGATATCCAAATTGCCCGAGAGCCAGTCCGGGGGTGGTCCGGTGGGTGCGGTTGTCGAGAAGATAGAAATGAACGTCTCCCCAGGCGAAGTAGGTGAAAATACCGGGAATGCCGGGAACCCCGGCGCTCGGATTGCCGTTAAACAAGCTGAAGATTTCCTTCGCCATGCCCTTGTTCCAGAATTCACGACCGGCATCATTGGGTCCATAATCGTGGTCGTCCCATGTGGCGTACTGGGGGATGGTCGCCAGCATTGGCCGGAGGTGCGGAATCGAACGGTCGTGAGTCCAGCGGTGAATCATTCCGGTCCGGGATGTCCAGTCGGGTTCACGATAATAGATGTTGTCACCCAGCCAGACGAAGGCGTCCGGATTTACTTCATAGATTGATTCAAAGATCTCGTAGCCATCCCCGTACGGTTTGGAATTCATGCGGTCGTAGCCGCCTTCACGCTCATTGATGTAGGCACAACTGCCAAATCCGATGGTGAAGTCAAAAGGAGTGTGGCCATCCTTCCGGAAGCGCCAGTTGGGCGGGGTGGAAAATGTCAGAGGGATGGTTCCCTCGCGGTATTCCTCGCGGAACCGGGGCTCAACCTTATCCCCGTCTATGTAGAGGGCATATCCATATTGAGTTCCTTCCGCGACTGTGTCGGCGATACACTTTGCAATGAATCCGTCCTGCTTCCGGGTCTGGATTGTATCCGTAAAACGGATACTATCCGGGTCATCTTCCGGCCAGTAAGCCACCTTGACCTCCGCTGCGGCATCAGTCTGCACCCAGACCAGGACCTCGGCCATTGTGGCATATCCGATCATGGGTCCACTCTGCAGCTTTGCAGCGCTGAGAAAGGGCACCTGACAACACATCGCAACGACTAGAAACAACCGTGACATAACCTTATTGAGGATGTGCCTAATTCGGATGGGGTCAATCCTTGCAGGGCGGTTGTTGCGTCAGGACGCGTTTTGGGAAGAGAGCCCGTAGCACGCACTCCTCTTGATCAGCCGACGATTCCGAGCTCTCGCAATTGATGACGGGGCCGCCCAGGCCACTCGCGATTGGCGATCGGGCTGGCGGGGCTGGGGTGCAGGAGGGTTCCAATCCGCGGACCTTTCAGGGAAAGCCGTTGCAGGCATTTCGTCGCAAACCCGCCAACACCAACAGCGATTTCCGGCTGGAGCAATTCAATCACGGTCCGGAGGTGTTGATCGCAGGCGGCCTCAAGGGGCTTCCTTTCCGCAACCGCTATTTTGTCCGGAGTGATGTTGGCGCCACTTTCACTCAGGAAGGAGAGGGGGCAGTAATTGAGAATGAAGGCCTCCTGAAAAAACTCGTCCGCTGATTCGTACAGTTCCGCGAACAGTCCCCAGAGCCTCCTCCCGCTGACTTCGGACCGGGAACAGGCAAATCCCTCTATGGGGCGTTTGGGATGCTCATGGGCTGGTTTGGCAATGGGCACCTCGATTCCCAGCCAGTCCCGAACCGCGGCTATCTCGCCAAAAGGAACACCGGTCTGGGCCATGCCCCAAGGGCCGGGATTCATGCCCAGGTAGACGACTCGTTTCCGGCCACCTCCGCCAAATCGTTTGATGTAGGCCTCATGCCCTGCCCAGGCATAGTCGTAGGCATTGTAGACCATGGAGACCGGGGCCGAAAAACTGAGCCGCGAGAGGGTCGTGGAGAGCTCCCGCGCTGCATCCAAAAGGGCTTGTTGTTTCATCGATTATGAGACTGACCCGATTGACTCGTCTGACAAGCCCGACTTGCCCGACAAAGTGATTGCCTTGAGAGGGGCCTCGCCCACACAGTACCGGTTCATTGAAGCAGCTGGACACACATCGAGTTTTGTACACGACCCGGCGGTTGATTTCGAATGCAGATTCGACACGAACCGACTGGATCAGCCCGGTCTGCATGTTGCTTCTCTCGATCATCGGGATATTTTTCATATACAGCGCCCAGGCCTTTGTCGGGGGAGGCTATTGGATCAGGCAGATGGTCTGGATTGTCCTTGGTAGCGGGGTCTACTTCGTTGTTTCCCGGATTGATTATAAGTTCTATCTGGAGAATGCCTTTTGGTTTTATGCCGCCGCGGTCCTGCTGTTGCTCTTGATCTATACCCCTCTCGGAGTTGAAAGGGAGGGGGCCCGGCGCTGGCTGGACTTCAAGTTCATGGCCTACCAGCCCGCCGAGGCGGCCAAGGTCTGCAGCGCCATCATGATGGCCAGCATCCTTGCCCGGTCGGAAGTCGGGACTATTCGTCAGAGCGTTTGGACATTGTCTAAAGTGTTCCTTGTCACGGCCATACCAATGATCTTGATTTTTGCTCAACCTGATCTAGGCTCTTGCCTCATAATCCCTCCAACGATGCTCGCATTACTCTACGTTTCCAAGCTCTCACAGCGATTCTTCCTAGCCGTTTTCGGCCTGGTGCTGTGCCTTGGAACATTGATCAGCGTTGATCTGTACAAGTATTCCGGGTTTCTCGAGGAGAACAACCTGACTGCCCATGAGGCGCGTGGCGCTTACCAGAAGCAGTCTTGGGTCCCGCTGCGGGATTATCAGCGGGAACGTATAATGACTTTTATCGCACCGGAAGTGGTGGATCCCCGGGGAACGGGGTCAGCCTGGAATTCCAACCAGGCCCAGCAGGCTGTCGGTACCGGCGGCCTGACGGGCAAGGGATGGCAATCCGGCTTGCAGGCCCGCCTGGGATACCTGCCGCGTTCGGTTGCGCATAATGATTTTATCTTTGCCGTTCTGGCAGAGGAAAAAGGATTCATAGGGGGACTGCTCGTGATCGGGCTCTTCTCGCTACTACTTGCAAACGGGGTCCGCATTGCAGGAATGGCGAGGGATCGTTTTGGCATGTTGCTTTCAGTTGGTGTTACCGTGATCTTTATCATTCACGTATTCATCAATATCGGCATGACAATCGGTCTAACACCGATCACCGGGCTTCCACTCCCATTTCTCAGTTATGGTGGCTCGTTCATTTTGAGCTGTTGCATTCTACAAGGAATCGTACAAAGCGTTTACCGTTACAGGAGGGCCTTTTCATGAGCCCCCGAACCCGTAATCTTTGTTCAATTTGGCTAATGTATCAGTCTTGCGGACCCCTCAAGAACGAGCCCAAAACGCACCCAGCAAAGGAGTCCACAAGACAACATGAAACCATCAGACGCTATTGAAGAACAAAAATTATCAGCAGAACAAGAATCTGAATTAAAGCATCCCCCGGTGGAAGAAGCGGTTGAACCCGTTGATCCGGAAAAGCTCAAGGAAGATGTTGAGGAACGGGCCCGCCAGCGGCCAATTCTGCAGAAAATCGCCGCCAAAATCCGCAAGGAAGACGCGCCCTACCGGGAAATCATCATCAACTCCGAGTCCCTCGAAAAGCGGGTCGCGGTGATGAGTGAAGGGATTCTGGAAAAGTTCGAATTGGAACGGGCAGGCGATGATCGCCTTGTCGGGGCCATTTTCAAGGGAAAGATCCAGAATCTGGAGCCGGGCTTGAAGGCCGCCTTTGTCGACATTGGCATGCCCAAGAACGCTTTTCTCCACTATTGGGATATCCTGCCTCAGGCAGATAGCTCGGTGGAGGTTGTGCGTGACACACGCACCGATGCGCAGAGGCAGAAAAAGGATAAAATCACGGTCAAGGACATCCCGGGACTGTTTCCGATTGGTGCCGAGATTCTCGTCCAGATCACGAAGAGTACGATCGGCTCGAAAGGGCCTCGTACCACCACGAATATCGCGCTGCCGGGACGGTTCCTCGTCTTGATGCCGTTCGGGGGTCAGTGCGGAGTCTCACGCAAGATTGAATCCGACAAGGAGCGCAAACGCCTGAAGGAAATCCTTCGCAGGTTATCAATCCCGGAAGGAATGGGTGTCATCATCCGGACTGCCGGTGAAGGCAAGCGCTGGACCTATTTCGTCCGTGACCTGTCCATCCTGCTAAACCAATGGAATGAGATTCAGGCACGCCTTGATGCGGCTAAACAGCCCACCTGCCTCTACAAGGAACCGGACATTCTTGAGCGGACTGTCCGCGATTTCCTGACGGAAAATGTCGACCGCGTTCTGATTGACAACAAGGACGACGGGCAGCGCATCCTTGACCTGGTCAGCCGGGTGAGTAAGCGCAGTGCGGGGAAAATTGCCGTCTTTGAAGAAAACATTCCCATCTTCGAGCGTTTCAACATTGAGAAGCAGATCGAGCAGACATTCCTGCGGAGGGTTCCCCTTTCGAGTGGAGGCGAGATCGTCATTGAGGAAACCGAAGCGCTTGTCGCAATCGATGTGAACACCGGTTCCCACAAGCAGCAGAAAGACAACAACAACAATTTTATCCTTCAGGTGAATCTGGAGGCTGCCCTGGAGGCCGCCCGTCAGATCCGGCTGCGCAATATCGGTGGCCTGATCATTCTCGACTTCATTGACATGAAGAACCGGAAAGACCGGATGGCTGTCTACAAGAAGATGAAGACGGAGATGGAAAAGGATAAGGCGAAATGCCATGTCCTCCAGATTTCCCAGCTCGGGATCATGCAGATGACCCGCCAGCGCCACAAGGAATCTGTCTCCAGCGGACTCTACAGTACCTGCCCATATTGCACTGGCCGTGGGACCGTCAAGAGTGCGCGGACCATGAGCGTGGAAATCCAGCGCCGCTTGACCAATGTGATCCGGCGTCTCCGGACGCATCTGGACGATGAAGGCGAGGATATCTGGTTGCGCGTCTTCTGTCATCCGCATGCCCTTGAGCGTTTGCGTCATGAGGACGAGCGCATCCTGTTGGAGATCGAGGAATCCTATAACGTGAAGCTCAGTTTCCGCGCGGATCCGGCATACCACGTTGAGAATTTCAAGATAATCGACGCCCGGACAGGCCAGGAATTGCGCTAGGAGATCCGATCCTGCTAAGGCAATGAGTCGGGCCTTCCATGCCCGGTTGGTCCGAGGGTGTACCGGCGCTGAAGCGCCGACTCACTTTGGTTCGTCATGCCCGGTTGGTCCGAGGGTGTACCGGCGCTGAAGCGCCGACTCGTTTCGGTTCGTCAGGTCCGGTTGGTCCGAGGGTTGTACCGGCGCTGAAGCGCCGACTCACTTCGGTTCGTCAGGCCCCCTTGGTCAGCGTCATTT
It encodes the following:
- a CDS encoding family 16 glycosylhydrolase → MKKSSSPYRVLLRLLSLLALVQAPLAAPAEYLLVWSDEFNLPDGSAPDPANWNYDIGGWGWGNQESQYYTTSTDNARIENGELVIELRDDTGLNGAPDLYPNNDYTSARLLTKDKHDWRYGRIEARIKVPDGGAGLWPAFWMLGNDIDAVGWPQCGEIDIMEYVSRLPDEIFGTIHGPGYSGGAAYGNIYYFGQPVANDYHTYAVEWEPNQIRWYVDDILYHIASPADIAPNQWVFDHNHFIILNVAIGGTFGGGIARNITFPQRMLVDYVRVYQNDEIALPTVDIPGVVQAEDYSNQSGARFETTTDSGGGLNAGFLADGDYLEYLLNSPVAGTYSLEARVASGTDVTGRLIFSTESDSVSSPDITNTGGWQAWSTLAVGEIDLPAGLVTLRMTVESPGPGIDAMNINWMDVQLVNISTDYGMFNGFDWVNGWVDTGAFMGWVNLENYPWTYVEDLDSYIYAAPSTSPGGWIYLPK
- a CDS encoding glycoside hydrolase family 16 protein yields the protein MKQIPSALLSVKKLPALLSLLTLIPLSAFAQYSLVWSDEFDQPDGSAPDPANWGYDIGGGGWGNSELQWYTDRRDNSRIENGELVIEAKEEAFEWRDYTSARLLTKGKQEFLYGRIEARIKVPAGPAGFWPAFWTLGADIDTVGWPQCGEIDIMEYVSREPNEIFGTIHGPLYNAGASIGDIYTFDELVSDNYHTFTVDWQPNLIRWYVDGILYHTATPDTIGSTRGGPKEWVFDKPHFLILNVAIGGTFGGELDPTLEFPLEMQVDYVRVYEFDYGIFNGYPQDGDWINTGAFMGLVNIAAYPWVYVDSLGDYIYAAPSDSNSGWAYLPK
- a CDS encoding DUF1343 domain-containing protein; its protein translation is MESLPALINRRRFLSRLTMATTSWAFLGNSAVEAAQPSQFLLGIDVLARGGFRELRGKRIGLLTHPAGVNRAGQSTIHVLKQAPEVRLVALFGPEHGIYGDEKANVPVDDKIDARTGLPVFSLYGKFRRPTPEMLARIDTMVIDLQDIGSRSYTYVSCMRYVIEECFKAGKEVIVLDRPNPLGGLKVDGPPLEEKWMSYVGAFQVPYVHGLTIGELANMALKKPGVLKIPDAVRRRGRLKIISMQGWRRSMMWTQTGLKWIPTSPAIPDLSAVLGYPMTGLGAQLGSFSHGYGTHLPFRLIQFTGTPPETISKALTSRGIRGLSFPVIPFEVKGKLRRATYAQVTNWNALRPTELSLHMMALACEWSSQNPFATASSSRQGLFNKHVGDERVLNFLIEKGSALPVRTLLADWENYCRQFAAQSRAYHLY
- a CDS encoding DUF2062 domain-containing protein, yielding MTQEEHRLNRRRLERIARVKRVLRWMPRRANVHRYPVLRWFASATRKRSYLWCFRVKNAIPALYAGCILALLPLYGIQLPIAVGLAFLLRANLPILTSTIFITNPFTILPAYFACFQIGRVLLNIFGVDTPQINMAEMKLLIDALQSGNWAMNLLYLANIWWVTALGGIILGTSLATIAAGIYKLAAYEVMVSVKRLKELQKKRQEQVAQPPEQSPNPKQAETP
- a CDS encoding glycerate kinase is translated as MNTLIAFDKYKGALDARSACELAREALSVKLPKAKIHSAPLTDGGEGFASILAEALGGELRTVAVPGPLFEPVDAHFALVEAESLPKSAWQRLNLPDELINGKIGIVEMASASGFECLSDDQRNPWQTTTYGTGLLMKEAIRAGAEALILGIGGSATNDCGAGALEALGVCYYDRELQPVTKVVPGTFRQINTLGSTSHLLDKFPPVRIACDVTNPLLGENGATRVFGPQKGLLPEDADRMERTIQKMGRRVLGLFGKHPTDWDKLMTEPGSGAAGGIGFALRHALPDSEFVEGFPLVADLLDLPHKVKESGLIISGEGRLDQSSLAGKGPVALLRLAGPAQKVVLLVGSADATTVKQLASAHPNLETLVLSDPDWPIEKALSETPASLRNALEKVALPG
- a CDS encoding alkaline phosphatase D family protein; the protein is MSRLFLVVAMCCQVPFLSAAKLQSGPMIGYATMAEVLVWVQTDAAAEVKVAYWPEDDPDSIRFTDTIQTRKQDGFIAKCIADTVAEGTQYGYALYIDGDKVEPRFREEYREGTIPLTFSTPPNWRFRKDGHTPFDFTIGFGSCAYINEREGGYDRMNSKPYGDGYEIFESIYEVNPDAFVWLGDNIYYREPDWTSRTGMIHRWTHDRSIPHLRPMLATIPQYATWDDHDYGPNDAGREFWNKGMAKEIFSLFNGNPSAGVPGIPGIFTYFAWGDVHFYLLDNRTHRTTPGLALGQFGYPPQQLGKAQIDWLIESMKYNRMQSRSSYPSTFNIIGIGSQIFSPHSKDGLQRYPEEWQYLIDRLIAEELHNTIFISGDVHFSEASRLVVEESNFTVTEFTSSPLTAGPWPGSPAKNNPYRLDIFPGEADRYGERNFATLTFEGPLWERRVVVRYYDTNGELINQDPDKAPGEPTGESIIEVHNPNLDPRLRR
- a CDS encoding uracil-DNA glycosylase family protein, encoding MKQQALLDAARELSTTLSRLSFSAPVSMVYNAYDYAWAGHEAYIKRFGGGGRKRVVYLGMNPGPWGMAQTGVPFGEIAAVRDWLGIEVPIAKPAHEHPKRPIEGFACSRSEVSGRRLWGLFAELYESADEFFQEAFILNYCPLSFLSESGANITPDKIAVAERKPLEAACDQHLRTVIELLQPEIAVGVGGFATKCLQRLSLKGPRIGTLLHPSPASPIANREWPGRPRHQLRELGIVG
- a CDS encoding FtsW/RodA/SpoVE family cell cycle protein is translated as MYTTRRLISNADSTRTDWISPVCMLLLSIIGIFFIYSAQAFVGGGYWIRQMVWIVLGSGVYFVVSRIDYKFYLENAFWFYAAAVLLLLLIYTPLGVEREGARRWLDFKFMAYQPAEAAKVCSAIMMASILARSEVGTIRQSVWTLSKVFLVTAIPMILIFAQPDLGSCLIIPPTMLALLYVSKLSQRFFLAVFGLVLCLGTLISVDLYKYSGFLEENNLTAHEARGAYQKQSWVPLRDYQRERIMTFIAPEVVDPRGTGSAWNSNQAQQAVGTGGLTGKGWQSGLQARLGYLPRSVAHNDFIFAVLAEEKGFIGGLLVIGLFSLLLANGVRIAGMARDRFGMLLSVGVTVIFIIHVFINIGMTIGLTPITGLPLPFLSYGGSFILSCCILQGIVQSVYRYRRAFS
- a CDS encoding Rne/Rng family ribonuclease, with product MKPSDAIEEQKLSAEQESELKHPPVEEAVEPVDPEKLKEDVEERARQRPILQKIAAKIRKEDAPYREIIINSESLEKRVAVMSEGILEKFELERAGDDRLVGAIFKGKIQNLEPGLKAAFVDIGMPKNAFLHYWDILPQADSSVEVVRDTRTDAQRQKKDKITVKDIPGLFPIGAEILVQITKSTIGSKGPRTTTNIALPGRFLVLMPFGGQCGVSRKIESDKERKRLKEILRRLSIPEGMGVIIRTAGEGKRWTYFVRDLSILLNQWNEIQARLDAAKQPTCLYKEPDILERTVRDFLTENVDRVLIDNKDDGQRILDLVSRVSKRSAGKIAVFEENIPIFERFNIEKQIEQTFLRRVPLSSGGEIVIEETEALVAIDVNTGSHKQQKDNNNNFILQVNLEAALEAARQIRLRNIGGLIILDFIDMKNRKDRMAVYKKMKTEMEKDKAKCHVLQISQLGIMQMTRQRHKESVSSGLYSTCPYCTGRGTVKSARTMSVEIQRRLTNVIRRLRTHLDDEGEDIWLRVFCHPHALERLRHEDERILLEIEESYNVKLSFRADPAYHVENFKIIDARTGQELR